The genomic DNA TAACCACATGAAGTATAATCGTTGAAGCCGACCGTCTGGGCAATTTACGCCCGGATTGCCGGCTTTTTCTATTGCCCAAACACATGAGAAGGTGGTGAGAATATGCCAAAAGGGAAAATACACTCCATCGAGACCATGGGACTTGTAGACGGTCCCGGAATTCGCACAGTGTTGTTTTTCCAGGGCTGTCGATTACGGTGCCAATACTGCCACAATCCGGACACCTGGCAATTGGATTCAGGCAAAGAGATGGATGTCCAACAGCTTGTCAGCCTGCTCAAACGCTACCGCCCTTACTACGGTGCAACAGGCGGCGTCACCTGCTCGGGCGGTGAACCACTGCTGCAAGCAACGTTTTTGACTGAACTGTTTCGCGCGTGCAAAAAAGAAAACATTCCCACCTGTCTGGATACTGCTGGTTATGGCAACGGCGATTATGGGACCCTTTTAGCTTATACCGACCTCGTGATTTTTGACGTTAAACACTACCGCTCTAACGACTACACCGCGCTGACTGGTGGGGATATTGCAGTTCCAAACGTGTTTTTACAAGCTGTCATCAATAGTGGCAAACCGCTCTGGGTGCGCCACGTCGTGGTGCCGGGGCTGACCGACTCGCCACCCCATATCAAAAGGCTTGGGCACTATCTTCGCGGTATACCGAACATCCAAAAAATAGAGCTGCTACCCTATCACACCCTTGGCATAAACAAATATGCTCAGATGGGTTTTCAATGTCCATTGCAGGGCACTCTGCCCATGGACAAGGATGAAACTCGAAAGCTACAGCAAATGCTTACCGAAACTATTTTTACTGAGAAAGGAATGAAGCATGATGACCACTACTGCATGGCAGGGCTTTAATGCCGGTCTTTGGACCGATGAAATTGATGTCCGTAACTTTATTCAGAAAAACTATACACTTTACGAGGGGGACGATGCATTTTTAGTTGGCCCTACCGAGAGAACTCAAGCCGTTTGGGAAAAATGCCACCAGCTGATTGTAGAGGAAGTAGAGAAAGGCATTCTGGACGTTGAAACCAACACTATCTCTGGCATCGATAATTTTGCGCCCGGTTACATCGATAAGGATAATGAGGTGGTTGTCGGCCTGCAGACCGATGCACCCTTAAAGCGGATAGTCAACCTTTACGGCGGCCTGAAAATGGCGAGCAGCGCGCTGGCGCAGTATGGCTATCAGCTTAACCCCACGGTAGAACAGAATTTTCACGCCTACCGCAAGACTCATAACGAGGGCGTTTTTGACGCTTATCCCGAGCGGACAAAGGTAGCCCGGCACGTAGGTCTGCTGACTGGCCTTCCCGACGCCTACGGCCGCGGCCGCGTCATCGGCGACTATAGACGGGTTGCGCTTTATGGCATTGATTTTCTTATTGAACAACGCAAAAAAGACCTGGCTTCCTTCGACGGCTCGATGACCGACGAGCGCATCCGCACCCGCGAAGAAGTCAGCATGCAGATACACGCTTTAAACCAAATGAAGTCAATGGCCGCTAAATATGGCGTTGACATCAGTCGCCCGGCGCAAAACGCGCAGGAGGCTGTCCAGTTCTTATACATGGCCTATCTGGCGGGCGTCAAAGAAAACAACGGCGCGGCCACCTCGCTGGGCCGCACCTCAACCTTCTTGGACATTTATATTGAAAGAGATATAAATAATGGGGTTATTACCGAGCAACAAGCGCAGGAGCTGATTGATCAGTTCATCATCAAGCTGCGGCTGGTGCGCCATTTAAGAACGCCGGAATATAATGAACTGTTCGGTGGCGACCCCACCTGGATCACCGAAGCCATCGGCGGCATCGGTGTCAACGGTAGACCGTTGGTCACCAAAACGTCGCTGCGCTACCTACATACGCTGACCAACCTTGGTACCGCCCCAGAACCGAATATGACCGTGCTCTGGAGCCGCGATCTGCCCCCTGCTTTCAAGGCGTACTGTGCCAAGATGAGCATCGAGACCGATTCGATTCAGTACGAAAACGACGACATCATGCGCCCGGTCTATGGTGATGACTACGCGATTTCCTGTTGTGTTTCCGCCATGCGTGTGGGTAAGCAAACGCAGTTCTTCGGAGCGAGGGCAAATATTGCAAAATCACTGCTCATGGCAGTTAACAGCGGTGTGGACGAGCTGAAAAAAACGCCGGTCGTCCCGGGTATTGCGCCGGTAACCGAGGGTATTCTTGATTACAACGAAGTGATGATCCGCTACAAAAAAGTGCTCGATTATGTCGCGGAGCTTTATGTGGACACCATAAATATCATCCACTATATGCACGATAAATATGCTTACGAGGCTAGCCAGATGGCGCTGCACGATATCATCGTCGAGCGATTGACCGCCTTTGGTATCGCGGGTATCTCGGTAGCAGCCGATTCGCTTTCGGCCATCAAGTACGCCAAGGTAACGCCCATTCGGGACGAGCAGGGCGTAGCAGTCGATTTTAAGGTAGAGGGCGACTTTCCCAAATACGGCAACGACGACGACCGTGCAGACGATATCGCCGTACAGGTTATCACCTATTTTTCTAATGCGCTTAAAAAGCACCCCATTTACCGTCAGGCCAAGCACACGCTGTCTGCGCTGACCATCACGAGCAACGTCATGTACGGCAAAAAGACCGGTAGCACGCCCGACGGACGCAAATTTGGTGAGCCGCTTGCCCCCGGCGCAAACCCCATGCACGGCCGCGACGAAAACGGTGCGCTCGCCTCTTTGAATTCGGTCGCGAAAATTCCGTACAGAGATATTTGCCAGGACGGCGTTTCCAACACTTTTTCCATCGTCCCCGAGGCGCTTGGCAAGGATATCGCACAGCGCATCGAAAACCTTACGCACATCTTGGACGGTTATTTTGTACAGGGCGCCCACCATCTCAATGTCAACGTTATGAGTCGAGACATCTTGATTGACGCGATGAACCACCCCGAAAAATATCCGACCCTGACCATCCGCGTTTCGGGCTATGCCGTCAACTTCAGCCGCCTGACCCGCGAACAGCAACAGGAAGTGATTATGCGAACCTTTCATGAGGCCGTTTAAGCATCGGCCAACCGCAATTGACTGATACTTTCTAACGCCACCACGCCAAAGCCCCGGCCAACG from Oscillospiraceae bacterium MB24-C1 includes the following:
- the pflA gene encoding pyruvate formate-lyase-activating protein; this translates as MPKGKIHSIETMGLVDGPGIRTVLFFQGCRLRCQYCHNPDTWQLDSGKEMDVQQLVSLLKRYRPYYGATGGVTCSGGEPLLQATFLTELFRACKKENIPTCLDTAGYGNGDYGTLLAYTDLVIFDVKHYRSNDYTALTGGDIAVPNVFLQAVINSGKPLWVRHVVVPGLTDSPPHIKRLGHYLRGIPNIQKIELLPYHTLGINKYAQMGFQCPLQGTLPMDKDETRKLQQMLTETIFTEKGMKHDDHYCMAGL
- the pflB gene encoding formate C-acetyltransferase: MMTTTAWQGFNAGLWTDEIDVRNFIQKNYTLYEGDDAFLVGPTERTQAVWEKCHQLIVEEVEKGILDVETNTISGIDNFAPGYIDKDNEVVVGLQTDAPLKRIVNLYGGLKMASSALAQYGYQLNPTVEQNFHAYRKTHNEGVFDAYPERTKVARHVGLLTGLPDAYGRGRVIGDYRRVALYGIDFLIEQRKKDLASFDGSMTDERIRTREEVSMQIHALNQMKSMAAKYGVDISRPAQNAQEAVQFLYMAYLAGVKENNGAATSLGRTSTFLDIYIERDINNGVITEQQAQELIDQFIIKLRLVRHLRTPEYNELFGGDPTWITEAIGGIGVNGRPLVTKTSLRYLHTLTNLGTAPEPNMTVLWSRDLPPAFKAYCAKMSIETDSIQYENDDIMRPVYGDDYAISCCVSAMRVGKQTQFFGARANIAKSLLMAVNSGVDELKKTPVVPGIAPVTEGILDYNEVMIRYKKVLDYVAELYVDTINIIHYMHDKYAYEASQMALHDIIVERLTAFGIAGISVAADSLSAIKYAKVTPIRDEQGVAVDFKVEGDFPKYGNDDDRADDIAVQVITYFSNALKKHPIYRQAKHTLSALTITSNVMYGKKTGSTPDGRKFGEPLAPGANPMHGRDENGALASLNSVAKIPYRDICQDGVSNTFSIVPEALGKDIAQRIENLTHILDGYFVQGAHHLNVNVMSRDILIDAMNHPEKYPTLTIRVSGYAVNFSRLTREQQQEVIMRTFHEAV